The DNA segment TCGATTCAAGCTGAAGATGCACATCCTCGTAATAAATAACAGGAATATTCAGGCGCATAAACTTGATCTGCAGCTGTTTTACCAGCGTACTGCTGGCACCAAGACCGCTCAGATAAATTTTCCGTTTCTGTTGATTTGTTTCACGTATCAGCTTGATAGCCTTATCCAGCTCCTGGGAATCAATGATATCCGTGGTGGATTGTACCGATGTTACAACAAAGGCACTCAGCTTTTTCAGCACGGTATCCGGTGTATCACTCGGCATGATTTTATCCAGAATCATATCTGAATTTTCATTATAGAAATTAGCAGACAGATTCGCTGACAGAGAGAGCTTAAAATCAGAATATCCCTCACAGCCCAGCCTGCGGGCAAAGCGTATAATGGTAGCTTCACTCACCTCGGCCTGCAAGGATAAATCCTTCAGTGTGAAAGAAAGGATTTCCTGACTGTGATTCAGGACATACTCACCTAATTTTTTTTCCTTTGAAGATAGAAACGGCATAACCGATTCCAGGCTTGATATTATATTAACAGCTTGCATATACTCTCCTTCACTTGGCTCCAGCACCTCGGATGAAACCATCTACATTCATTTTCATAATCATACACTTATATTACCCATTCTACCAATGCAGTGGAAAAATTGCAATATATTCCCCATAAGGAAACCTGTGGATTCCTATGCGCAAAGGCTATTTTGTGCTGATATTGTAAAAATCCCATTGGTAATCATGGGAATTTTACTATGGAAATCATGTATCTAACAGGCTTTGGTCTGCAGGGCTTTGAGAACCTCACTCAGATTATCATAAATACCGGTGCAGCGATTTTGTAAATCAGCTGTTGGTGGTATCAGATCCGGTACCATGATAGTGGAACAGTCGGCATTGAGCCCTGCATGCACCCCATGAATACCATCTTCGAAAACATAGCAATCCTCTGCCGGTAACCCCAGCAGCTTTGCGGCTAATAGGAAGATATCCGGTGCCGGCTTTCCATGCATTACCTGCTCTCCACTGACAACGACATCAAAATAGGAAGCGATTCCTGCCAGACACAGGTTATTTTTTATAAGCTGTATAGGGGCACTGCTTGCGACCGCCAGCTTTACCGAATTCCCTTTCAAATATTCCAATAGCTCGACAACTCCCTGCTTCATTGGAACCTTATGCGATAACGACCTTTGTGCATTACGAAACAATTCATCACATAGTCTTGGGGCATCCGCCTTTGGCCAATAGGCGTTTACAATAGCATGCATACGCTCCCCATTGGTTCCCCGCAGTGCATCCAGCATATGCGGATCTATTTGAAGATTATATTTATCAGCGATGGCATACCATTCCTTATTATATACCAGTTCCGTATCAAACAGCAGTCCATCCATATCAAATATTGCTCCCTGTTTCATATATTACTCCTTTACAATC comes from the Erysipelotrichaceae bacterium 66202529 genome and includes:
- a CDS encoding HAD-IA family hydrolase, which translates into the protein MKQGAIFDMDGLLFDTELVYNKEWYAIADKYNLQIDPHMLDALRGTNGERMHAIVNAYWPKADAPRLCDELFRNAQRSLSHKVPMKQGVVELLEYLKGNSVKLAVASSAPIQLIKNNLCLAGIASYFDVVVSGEQVMHGKPAPDIFLLAAKLLGLPAEDCYVFEDGIHGVHAGLNADCSTIMVPDLIPPTADLQNRCTGIYDNLSEVLKALQTKAC
- a CDS encoding SIS domain-containing protein, which translates into the protein MQAVNIISSLESVMPFLSSKEKKLGEYVLNHSQEILSFTLKDLSLQAEVSEATIIRFARRLGCEGYSDFKLSLSANLSANFYNENSDMILDKIMPSDTPDTVLKKLSAFVVTSVQSTTDIIDSQELDKAIKLIRETNQQKRKIYLSGLGASSTLVKQLQIKFMRLNIPVIYYEDVHLQLESNLNMAEDDLLICFTTLGKSVQSHQYINIANQKKAKIILITQYGNQELANKATVTLFVSAVENNLRLASHTALIVQSLIVDTLFLSLALENLPDIQEGVAEKNRIFSELGYNMNDYK